From a single Eleginops maclovinus isolate JMC-PN-2008 ecotype Puerto Natales chromosome 2, JC_Emac_rtc_rv5, whole genome shotgun sequence genomic region:
- the fgd4a gene encoding FYVE, RhoGEF and PH domain-containing protein 4a isoform X1, giving the protein MGKYRHEVTRCRGTCLLKKRLKLPYRCSDKIEFKGHSEMDKHRVGYRTGKTQLYWRGVLPDRKGQADCFQTKNADQGPCVAVKIEHSTALGTSPPCRQSNTPSVHACLSRAGRGTPDKSRRGVNGRSTSSRARLLSKPQVPPKPAHLQSPVTDLTSPPGRIQKLPLKQRMDEGGGGGGGGGRSAVNREKLREKHSKVSDLISRFEENSGSENKRDGSPLKQISKSTNSSPAHCAYPKKSETDRPKENHSSKPASPEDEHKPAANGVLAQMEQHKDKEDSQEENNDSVRTETTALVNGDMGCSEQSGDHSPPQTDRTVEESQTENKDSGTKIETEHKNEEGSIEQKETNEQKLFKIASELLHTEKAYVARLNLLDQIFCTKLMEEANKGTFPVDVVKNIFSNIVSIHAFHSQFLLPDLEKRMGEWASTPRIGDILLKLTPFLKMYAEYVKNFEKAMELLKHWTDRSPQFKGIIQEIQSQEACGSLTLQHHMLEPVQRVPRYEMLLKDYLKKLPQDDSDRQDSEKSLEIIATAATHSNSAIRKSENLKKLMEIYEMLGEEEDIVNPSNEFIKEGHILKLAARNTSAMERYLFLFNNMLLYCVPKFSLGGTKYTVRTRIGIDGIKVLETTNEDYPHTFQVSGKERMLELQASSEQDKADWIKAFHRTIEIFQQKNESFKNALKDAEEVSNAELGKRAPRWIRDNEVTMCMKCKEPFNALTRRRHHCRACGYVVCWKCSDHKWELEYDNNKTNKVCKDCYRILSGAGVAEGKKKGILEIEAAQFTGSSIMCGFLQYCEKTKAGQKVWCVIPEKECLVLYLYGAPQDVKAQCTIPLLGYSVDDSARPTDPPAFFRLTQSKSIHSFAAETEEIKQRWLKVIRVAVRGEVPECPETNGGSANVTDNNNTQEASSDSS; this is encoded by the exons CTCTAGGCACTAGCCCACCGTGCAGACAAAGCAACACACCCAGTGTGCATGCGTGCCTGAGTCGGGCAGGCCGGGGAACACCTGACAAGAGCAGGAGAGGAGTCAATGGAAGAAGCACTAGCAGCAGGGCTCGGCTGTTGTCTAAACCGCAAG TGCCTCCAAAGCCAGCACATCTCCAGAGCCCGGTGACGGACCTGACATCGCCACCAGGCCGCATACAGAAACTACCACTAAAACAGAGGAtggatgagggaggaggaggagggggagggggagggagaagtGCTGTAaaccgggagaaactcagagAGAAACACTCCAAAGTCTCAGACCTCATCAGCCGCTTTGAGGAGAACAG CGGCTCAGAGAACAAGAGAGACGGCTCGCCGCTCAAACAGATCAGCAAGTCGACCAACAGCAGCCCGGCTCACTGCGCCTACCCAAAGAAGTCGGAGACAGACAGGCCTAAGGAGAACCACTCCTCCAAACCGGCCTCACCCGAGGATGAACACAAACCTGCAGCCAACGGGGTGCTAGCTCAGATGGAGCAGCACAAGGACAAGGAGGACAGCCAGGAAGAGAACAATGACAGTGTGAGGACAGAAACCACGGCGCTGGTAAACGGAGATATGGGGTGCAGTGAACAGAGTGGTGATCACTCACctccacagacagacaggactgTCGAAGAAAGCCAAACTGAAAATAAGGACAGTGGGACTAAAATAGAAACCGAGCACAAGAATGAAGAAGGAAGCATCGAGCAGAAG GAGACAAATGAACAGAAGCTGTTTAAGATTGCCAGCGAGCTCTTGCACACAGAGAAGGCCTATGTAGCGCGACTGAACCTGTTGGACCAG ATATTCTGTACTAAGCTGATGGAGGAGGCAAATAAAGGAACGTTCCCTGTGGACGTTGTGAAGAACATCTTCTCCAACATCGTCTCCATCCATGCCTTTCACAGCCAATTTCTGCTTCCAGATCTGGAGAAACGCATGGGGGAATG GGCGTCCACACCTCGAATTggagacatcctgctgaaactCACACCCTTCCTCAAGATGTATGCAGAATATGTGAAGAATTTTGAAAAAGCCATGGAGCTGCTGAAACACTGGACTGATCGCTCACCTCAATTCAAGGGCATCATTCAGGAGATACAG AGTCAGGAGGCCTGTGGCAGCCTGACGCTTCAGCATCACATGCTGGAGCCCGTGCAGAGAGTCCCTCGCTACGAGATGCTGCTAAAAGACTATCTGAAGAAGCTGCCTCAGGACGACTCTGACCGGCAAGACTCAGAGA aaTCACTAGAAATAATCGCCACAGCAGCTACTCACTCAAACAGTGCTATACGTAAATCT GAGAATCTGAAGAAACTGATGGAGATCTACGAGATGCtgggtgaggaggaggacatTGTAAACCCCTCAAACGAGTTCATTAAAGAGGGCCACATCTTGAAGCTGGCAGCCAGGAACACCTCGGCCATGGAGCGGTACCTCTTCCTG TTCAACAACATGCTGTTGTACTGCGTGCCTAAATTCAGTCTGGGAGGGACTAAGTACACAGTGAGGACACGGATCGGCATCGACGGCATTAAAGTCCTGGAGACTACCAACGAGGACTACCCTCATACCTTCCAGGTGTCTGGGAAGGAGAGGATGCTGGAGCTACAGGCCAG CTCAGAGCAGGACAAGGCAGACTGGATTAAG GCTTTCCACAGGACCATTGAGATCTTCCAGCAGAAAAACGAGTCATTCAAGAATGCACTGAAAGACGCAGAGGAAGTGTCG aaCGCAGAGCTGGGGAAGCGTGCCCCTCGCTGGATTCGCGACAATGAAGTGACAATGTGTATGAAGTGTAAAGAGCCTTTCAATGCACTGACACGGCGGAGGCACCACTGCAGAGCTTGTGGATAT GTGGTGTGCTGGAAATGTTCCGACCATAAGTGGGAACTTGAATATGACAACAACAAGACGAACAAAGTCTGCAAGGACTGCTACCGCATTCTGTCCGGAGCAGGGGTCGCAGAGGGCAAGAAGAAAGGCATCCTGGAG ATCGAAGCTGCTCAGTTCACAGGCAGCAGCATCATGTGTGGCTTCCTGCAGTACTGTGAGAAGACCAAAGCTGGGCAGAAAGTGTGGTGCGTCATCCCCGAGAAGGAGTGTCTGGTGCTGTATCTCTACGGAGCTCCACAG GACGTGAAGGCCCAGTGCACCATCCCTCTGCTGGGCTACTCTGTGGACGACAGTGCCCGGCCCACAGACCCCCCCGCCTTCTTCCGCCTGACCCAGTCCAAGTCCATCCACAGCTTTGCCGCTGAAACCGAAGAGATCAAGCAGCGCTGGCTGAAAGTCATCCGAGTGGCAGTGAGGGGAGAGGTGCCTGAATGCCCTGAGACCAACGGCGGCAGCGCCAACGTGAcggacaacaacaacacacaagaAGCGAGTAGTGATAGCTCATAG
- the fgd4a gene encoding FYVE, RhoGEF and PH domain-containing protein 4a isoform X4 has protein sequence MEGFNRVAIRRKQLSLDYADLGEATLGTSPPCRQSNTPSVHACLSRAGRGTPDKSRRGVNGRSTSSRARLLSKPQVPPKPAHLQSPVTDLTSPPGRIQKLPLKQRMDEGGGGGGGGGRSAVNREKLREKHSKVSDLISRFEENSGSENKRDGSPLKQISKSTNSSPAHCAYPKKSETDRPKENHSSKPASPEDEHKPAANGVLAQMEQHKDKEDSQEENNDSVRTETTALVNGDMGCSEQSGDHSPPQTDRTVEESQTENKDSGTKIETEHKNEEGSIEQKETNEQKLFKIASELLHTEKAYVARLNLLDQIFCTKLMEEANKGTFPVDVVKNIFSNIVSIHAFHSQFLLPDLEKRMGEWASTPRIGDILLKLTPFLKMYAEYVKNFEKAMELLKHWTDRSPQFKGIIQEIQSQEACGSLTLQHHMLEPVQRVPRYEMLLKDYLKKLPQDDSDRQDSEKSLEIIATAATHSNSAIRKSENLKKLMEIYEMLGEEEDIVNPSNEFIKEGHILKLAARNTSAMERYLFLFNNMLLYCVPKFSLGGTKYTVRTRIGIDGIKVLETTNEDYPHTFQVSGKERMLELQASSEQDKADWIKAFHRTIEIFQQKNESFKNALKDAEEVSNAELGKRAPRWIRDNEVTMCMKCKEPFNALTRRRHHCRACGYVVCWKCSDHKWELEYDNNKTNKVCKDCYRILSGAGVAEGKKKGILEIEAAQFTGSSIMCGFLQYCEKTKAGQKVWCVIPEKECLVLYLYGAPQDVKAQCTIPLLGYSVDDSARPTDPPAFFRLTQSKSIHSFAAETEEIKQRWLKVIRVAVRGEVPECPETNGGSANVTDNNNTQEASSDSS, from the exons CTCTAGGCACTAGCCCACCGTGCAGACAAAGCAACACACCCAGTGTGCATGCGTGCCTGAGTCGGGCAGGCCGGGGAACACCTGACAAGAGCAGGAGAGGAGTCAATGGAAGAAGCACTAGCAGCAGGGCTCGGCTGTTGTCTAAACCGCAAG TGCCTCCAAAGCCAGCACATCTCCAGAGCCCGGTGACGGACCTGACATCGCCACCAGGCCGCATACAGAAACTACCACTAAAACAGAGGAtggatgagggaggaggaggagggggagggggagggagaagtGCTGTAaaccgggagaaactcagagAGAAACACTCCAAAGTCTCAGACCTCATCAGCCGCTTTGAGGAGAACAG CGGCTCAGAGAACAAGAGAGACGGCTCGCCGCTCAAACAGATCAGCAAGTCGACCAACAGCAGCCCGGCTCACTGCGCCTACCCAAAGAAGTCGGAGACAGACAGGCCTAAGGAGAACCACTCCTCCAAACCGGCCTCACCCGAGGATGAACACAAACCTGCAGCCAACGGGGTGCTAGCTCAGATGGAGCAGCACAAGGACAAGGAGGACAGCCAGGAAGAGAACAATGACAGTGTGAGGACAGAAACCACGGCGCTGGTAAACGGAGATATGGGGTGCAGTGAACAGAGTGGTGATCACTCACctccacagacagacaggactgTCGAAGAAAGCCAAACTGAAAATAAGGACAGTGGGACTAAAATAGAAACCGAGCACAAGAATGAAGAAGGAAGCATCGAGCAGAAG GAGACAAATGAACAGAAGCTGTTTAAGATTGCCAGCGAGCTCTTGCACACAGAGAAGGCCTATGTAGCGCGACTGAACCTGTTGGACCAG ATATTCTGTACTAAGCTGATGGAGGAGGCAAATAAAGGAACGTTCCCTGTGGACGTTGTGAAGAACATCTTCTCCAACATCGTCTCCATCCATGCCTTTCACAGCCAATTTCTGCTTCCAGATCTGGAGAAACGCATGGGGGAATG GGCGTCCACACCTCGAATTggagacatcctgctgaaactCACACCCTTCCTCAAGATGTATGCAGAATATGTGAAGAATTTTGAAAAAGCCATGGAGCTGCTGAAACACTGGACTGATCGCTCACCTCAATTCAAGGGCATCATTCAGGAGATACAG AGTCAGGAGGCCTGTGGCAGCCTGACGCTTCAGCATCACATGCTGGAGCCCGTGCAGAGAGTCCCTCGCTACGAGATGCTGCTAAAAGACTATCTGAAGAAGCTGCCTCAGGACGACTCTGACCGGCAAGACTCAGAGA aaTCACTAGAAATAATCGCCACAGCAGCTACTCACTCAAACAGTGCTATACGTAAATCT GAGAATCTGAAGAAACTGATGGAGATCTACGAGATGCtgggtgaggaggaggacatTGTAAACCCCTCAAACGAGTTCATTAAAGAGGGCCACATCTTGAAGCTGGCAGCCAGGAACACCTCGGCCATGGAGCGGTACCTCTTCCTG TTCAACAACATGCTGTTGTACTGCGTGCCTAAATTCAGTCTGGGAGGGACTAAGTACACAGTGAGGACACGGATCGGCATCGACGGCATTAAAGTCCTGGAGACTACCAACGAGGACTACCCTCATACCTTCCAGGTGTCTGGGAAGGAGAGGATGCTGGAGCTACAGGCCAG CTCAGAGCAGGACAAGGCAGACTGGATTAAG GCTTTCCACAGGACCATTGAGATCTTCCAGCAGAAAAACGAGTCATTCAAGAATGCACTGAAAGACGCAGAGGAAGTGTCG aaCGCAGAGCTGGGGAAGCGTGCCCCTCGCTGGATTCGCGACAATGAAGTGACAATGTGTATGAAGTGTAAAGAGCCTTTCAATGCACTGACACGGCGGAGGCACCACTGCAGAGCTTGTGGATAT GTGGTGTGCTGGAAATGTTCCGACCATAAGTGGGAACTTGAATATGACAACAACAAGACGAACAAAGTCTGCAAGGACTGCTACCGCATTCTGTCCGGAGCAGGGGTCGCAGAGGGCAAGAAGAAAGGCATCCTGGAG ATCGAAGCTGCTCAGTTCACAGGCAGCAGCATCATGTGTGGCTTCCTGCAGTACTGTGAGAAGACCAAAGCTGGGCAGAAAGTGTGGTGCGTCATCCCCGAGAAGGAGTGTCTGGTGCTGTATCTCTACGGAGCTCCACAG GACGTGAAGGCCCAGTGCACCATCCCTCTGCTGGGCTACTCTGTGGACGACAGTGCCCGGCCCACAGACCCCCCCGCCTTCTTCCGCCTGACCCAGTCCAAGTCCATCCACAGCTTTGCCGCTGAAACCGAAGAGATCAAGCAGCGCTGGCTGAAAGTCATCCGAGTGGCAGTGAGGGGAGAGGTGCCTGAATGCCCTGAGACCAACGGCGGCAGCGCCAACGTGAcggacaacaacaacacacaagaAGCGAGTAGTGATAGCTCATAG
- the fgd4a gene encoding FYVE, RhoGEF and PH domain-containing protein 4a isoform X2: MKRRRKYWFWRRKGFNAKMCLLCCYDRKGQADCFQTKNADQGPCVAVKIEHSTALGTSPPCRQSNTPSVHACLSRAGRGTPDKSRRGVNGRSTSSRARLLSKPQVPPKPAHLQSPVTDLTSPPGRIQKLPLKQRMDEGGGGGGGGGRSAVNREKLREKHSKVSDLISRFEENSGSENKRDGSPLKQISKSTNSSPAHCAYPKKSETDRPKENHSSKPASPEDEHKPAANGVLAQMEQHKDKEDSQEENNDSVRTETTALVNGDMGCSEQSGDHSPPQTDRTVEESQTENKDSGTKIETEHKNEEGSIEQKETNEQKLFKIASELLHTEKAYVARLNLLDQIFCTKLMEEANKGTFPVDVVKNIFSNIVSIHAFHSQFLLPDLEKRMGEWASTPRIGDILLKLTPFLKMYAEYVKNFEKAMELLKHWTDRSPQFKGIIQEIQSQEACGSLTLQHHMLEPVQRVPRYEMLLKDYLKKLPQDDSDRQDSEKSLEIIATAATHSNSAIRKSENLKKLMEIYEMLGEEEDIVNPSNEFIKEGHILKLAARNTSAMERYLFLFNNMLLYCVPKFSLGGTKYTVRTRIGIDGIKVLETTNEDYPHTFQVSGKERMLELQASSEQDKADWIKAFHRTIEIFQQKNESFKNALKDAEEVSNAELGKRAPRWIRDNEVTMCMKCKEPFNALTRRRHHCRACGYVVCWKCSDHKWELEYDNNKTNKVCKDCYRILSGAGVAEGKKKGILEIEAAQFTGSSIMCGFLQYCEKTKAGQKVWCVIPEKECLVLYLYGAPQDVKAQCTIPLLGYSVDDSARPTDPPAFFRLTQSKSIHSFAAETEEIKQRWLKVIRVAVRGEVPECPETNGGSANVTDNNNTQEASSDSS; encoded by the exons CTCTAGGCACTAGCCCACCGTGCAGACAAAGCAACACACCCAGTGTGCATGCGTGCCTGAGTCGGGCAGGCCGGGGAACACCTGACAAGAGCAGGAGAGGAGTCAATGGAAGAAGCACTAGCAGCAGGGCTCGGCTGTTGTCTAAACCGCAAG TGCCTCCAAAGCCAGCACATCTCCAGAGCCCGGTGACGGACCTGACATCGCCACCAGGCCGCATACAGAAACTACCACTAAAACAGAGGAtggatgagggaggaggaggagggggagggggagggagaagtGCTGTAaaccgggagaaactcagagAGAAACACTCCAAAGTCTCAGACCTCATCAGCCGCTTTGAGGAGAACAG CGGCTCAGAGAACAAGAGAGACGGCTCGCCGCTCAAACAGATCAGCAAGTCGACCAACAGCAGCCCGGCTCACTGCGCCTACCCAAAGAAGTCGGAGACAGACAGGCCTAAGGAGAACCACTCCTCCAAACCGGCCTCACCCGAGGATGAACACAAACCTGCAGCCAACGGGGTGCTAGCTCAGATGGAGCAGCACAAGGACAAGGAGGACAGCCAGGAAGAGAACAATGACAGTGTGAGGACAGAAACCACGGCGCTGGTAAACGGAGATATGGGGTGCAGTGAACAGAGTGGTGATCACTCACctccacagacagacaggactgTCGAAGAAAGCCAAACTGAAAATAAGGACAGTGGGACTAAAATAGAAACCGAGCACAAGAATGAAGAAGGAAGCATCGAGCAGAAG GAGACAAATGAACAGAAGCTGTTTAAGATTGCCAGCGAGCTCTTGCACACAGAGAAGGCCTATGTAGCGCGACTGAACCTGTTGGACCAG ATATTCTGTACTAAGCTGATGGAGGAGGCAAATAAAGGAACGTTCCCTGTGGACGTTGTGAAGAACATCTTCTCCAACATCGTCTCCATCCATGCCTTTCACAGCCAATTTCTGCTTCCAGATCTGGAGAAACGCATGGGGGAATG GGCGTCCACACCTCGAATTggagacatcctgctgaaactCACACCCTTCCTCAAGATGTATGCAGAATATGTGAAGAATTTTGAAAAAGCCATGGAGCTGCTGAAACACTGGACTGATCGCTCACCTCAATTCAAGGGCATCATTCAGGAGATACAG AGTCAGGAGGCCTGTGGCAGCCTGACGCTTCAGCATCACATGCTGGAGCCCGTGCAGAGAGTCCCTCGCTACGAGATGCTGCTAAAAGACTATCTGAAGAAGCTGCCTCAGGACGACTCTGACCGGCAAGACTCAGAGA aaTCACTAGAAATAATCGCCACAGCAGCTACTCACTCAAACAGTGCTATACGTAAATCT GAGAATCTGAAGAAACTGATGGAGATCTACGAGATGCtgggtgaggaggaggacatTGTAAACCCCTCAAACGAGTTCATTAAAGAGGGCCACATCTTGAAGCTGGCAGCCAGGAACACCTCGGCCATGGAGCGGTACCTCTTCCTG TTCAACAACATGCTGTTGTACTGCGTGCCTAAATTCAGTCTGGGAGGGACTAAGTACACAGTGAGGACACGGATCGGCATCGACGGCATTAAAGTCCTGGAGACTACCAACGAGGACTACCCTCATACCTTCCAGGTGTCTGGGAAGGAGAGGATGCTGGAGCTACAGGCCAG CTCAGAGCAGGACAAGGCAGACTGGATTAAG GCTTTCCACAGGACCATTGAGATCTTCCAGCAGAAAAACGAGTCATTCAAGAATGCACTGAAAGACGCAGAGGAAGTGTCG aaCGCAGAGCTGGGGAAGCGTGCCCCTCGCTGGATTCGCGACAATGAAGTGACAATGTGTATGAAGTGTAAAGAGCCTTTCAATGCACTGACACGGCGGAGGCACCACTGCAGAGCTTGTGGATAT GTGGTGTGCTGGAAATGTTCCGACCATAAGTGGGAACTTGAATATGACAACAACAAGACGAACAAAGTCTGCAAGGACTGCTACCGCATTCTGTCCGGAGCAGGGGTCGCAGAGGGCAAGAAGAAAGGCATCCTGGAG ATCGAAGCTGCTCAGTTCACAGGCAGCAGCATCATGTGTGGCTTCCTGCAGTACTGTGAGAAGACCAAAGCTGGGCAGAAAGTGTGGTGCGTCATCCCCGAGAAGGAGTGTCTGGTGCTGTATCTCTACGGAGCTCCACAG GACGTGAAGGCCCAGTGCACCATCCCTCTGCTGGGCTACTCTGTGGACGACAGTGCCCGGCCCACAGACCCCCCCGCCTTCTTCCGCCTGACCCAGTCCAAGTCCATCCACAGCTTTGCCGCTGAAACCGAAGAGATCAAGCAGCGCTGGCTGAAAGTCATCCGAGTGGCAGTGAGGGGAGAGGTGCCTGAATGCCCTGAGACCAACGGCGGCAGCGCCAACGTGAcggacaacaacaacacacaagaAGCGAGTAGTGATAGCTCATAG
- the fgd4a gene encoding FYVE, RhoGEF and PH domain-containing protein 4a isoform X5 — MENTDDIMLQFPVDTSANALGTSPPCRQSNTPSVHACLSRAGRGTPDKSRRGVNGRSTSSRARLLSKPQVPPKPAHLQSPVTDLTSPPGRIQKLPLKQRMDEGGGGGGGGGRSAVNREKLREKHSKVSDLISRFEENSGSENKRDGSPLKQISKSTNSSPAHCAYPKKSETDRPKENHSSKPASPEDEHKPAANGVLAQMEQHKDKEDSQEENNDSVRTETTALVNGDMGCSEQSGDHSPPQTDRTVEESQTENKDSGTKIETEHKNEEGSIEQKETNEQKLFKIASELLHTEKAYVARLNLLDQIFCTKLMEEANKGTFPVDVVKNIFSNIVSIHAFHSQFLLPDLEKRMGEWASTPRIGDILLKLTPFLKMYAEYVKNFEKAMELLKHWTDRSPQFKGIIQEIQSQEACGSLTLQHHMLEPVQRVPRYEMLLKDYLKKLPQDDSDRQDSEKSLEIIATAATHSNSAIRKSENLKKLMEIYEMLGEEEDIVNPSNEFIKEGHILKLAARNTSAMERYLFLFNNMLLYCVPKFSLGGTKYTVRTRIGIDGIKVLETTNEDYPHTFQVSGKERMLELQASSEQDKADWIKAFHRTIEIFQQKNESFKNALKDAEEVSNAELGKRAPRWIRDNEVTMCMKCKEPFNALTRRRHHCRACGYVVCWKCSDHKWELEYDNNKTNKVCKDCYRILSGAGVAEGKKKGILEIEAAQFTGSSIMCGFLQYCEKTKAGQKVWCVIPEKECLVLYLYGAPQDVKAQCTIPLLGYSVDDSARPTDPPAFFRLTQSKSIHSFAAETEEIKQRWLKVIRVAVRGEVPECPETNGGSANVTDNNNTQEASSDSS; from the exons CTCTAGGCACTAGCCCACCGTGCAGACAAAGCAACACACCCAGTGTGCATGCGTGCCTGAGTCGGGCAGGCCGGGGAACACCTGACAAGAGCAGGAGAGGAGTCAATGGAAGAAGCACTAGCAGCAGGGCTCGGCTGTTGTCTAAACCGCAAG TGCCTCCAAAGCCAGCACATCTCCAGAGCCCGGTGACGGACCTGACATCGCCACCAGGCCGCATACAGAAACTACCACTAAAACAGAGGAtggatgagggaggaggaggagggggagggggagggagaagtGCTGTAaaccgggagaaactcagagAGAAACACTCCAAAGTCTCAGACCTCATCAGCCGCTTTGAGGAGAACAG CGGCTCAGAGAACAAGAGAGACGGCTCGCCGCTCAAACAGATCAGCAAGTCGACCAACAGCAGCCCGGCTCACTGCGCCTACCCAAAGAAGTCGGAGACAGACAGGCCTAAGGAGAACCACTCCTCCAAACCGGCCTCACCCGAGGATGAACACAAACCTGCAGCCAACGGGGTGCTAGCTCAGATGGAGCAGCACAAGGACAAGGAGGACAGCCAGGAAGAGAACAATGACAGTGTGAGGACAGAAACCACGGCGCTGGTAAACGGAGATATGGGGTGCAGTGAACAGAGTGGTGATCACTCACctccacagacagacaggactgTCGAAGAAAGCCAAACTGAAAATAAGGACAGTGGGACTAAAATAGAAACCGAGCACAAGAATGAAGAAGGAAGCATCGAGCAGAAG GAGACAAATGAACAGAAGCTGTTTAAGATTGCCAGCGAGCTCTTGCACACAGAGAAGGCCTATGTAGCGCGACTGAACCTGTTGGACCAG ATATTCTGTACTAAGCTGATGGAGGAGGCAAATAAAGGAACGTTCCCTGTGGACGTTGTGAAGAACATCTTCTCCAACATCGTCTCCATCCATGCCTTTCACAGCCAATTTCTGCTTCCAGATCTGGAGAAACGCATGGGGGAATG GGCGTCCACACCTCGAATTggagacatcctgctgaaactCACACCCTTCCTCAAGATGTATGCAGAATATGTGAAGAATTTTGAAAAAGCCATGGAGCTGCTGAAACACTGGACTGATCGCTCACCTCAATTCAAGGGCATCATTCAGGAGATACAG AGTCAGGAGGCCTGTGGCAGCCTGACGCTTCAGCATCACATGCTGGAGCCCGTGCAGAGAGTCCCTCGCTACGAGATGCTGCTAAAAGACTATCTGAAGAAGCTGCCTCAGGACGACTCTGACCGGCAAGACTCAGAGA aaTCACTAGAAATAATCGCCACAGCAGCTACTCACTCAAACAGTGCTATACGTAAATCT GAGAATCTGAAGAAACTGATGGAGATCTACGAGATGCtgggtgaggaggaggacatTGTAAACCCCTCAAACGAGTTCATTAAAGAGGGCCACATCTTGAAGCTGGCAGCCAGGAACACCTCGGCCATGGAGCGGTACCTCTTCCTG TTCAACAACATGCTGTTGTACTGCGTGCCTAAATTCAGTCTGGGAGGGACTAAGTACACAGTGAGGACACGGATCGGCATCGACGGCATTAAAGTCCTGGAGACTACCAACGAGGACTACCCTCATACCTTCCAGGTGTCTGGGAAGGAGAGGATGCTGGAGCTACAGGCCAG CTCAGAGCAGGACAAGGCAGACTGGATTAAG GCTTTCCACAGGACCATTGAGATCTTCCAGCAGAAAAACGAGTCATTCAAGAATGCACTGAAAGACGCAGAGGAAGTGTCG aaCGCAGAGCTGGGGAAGCGTGCCCCTCGCTGGATTCGCGACAATGAAGTGACAATGTGTATGAAGTGTAAAGAGCCTTTCAATGCACTGACACGGCGGAGGCACCACTGCAGAGCTTGTGGATAT GTGGTGTGCTGGAAATGTTCCGACCATAAGTGGGAACTTGAATATGACAACAACAAGACGAACAAAGTCTGCAAGGACTGCTACCGCATTCTGTCCGGAGCAGGGGTCGCAGAGGGCAAGAAGAAAGGCATCCTGGAG ATCGAAGCTGCTCAGTTCACAGGCAGCAGCATCATGTGTGGCTTCCTGCAGTACTGTGAGAAGACCAAAGCTGGGCAGAAAGTGTGGTGCGTCATCCCCGAGAAGGAGTGTCTGGTGCTGTATCTCTACGGAGCTCCACAG GACGTGAAGGCCCAGTGCACCATCCCTCTGCTGGGCTACTCTGTGGACGACAGTGCCCGGCCCACAGACCCCCCCGCCTTCTTCCGCCTGACCCAGTCCAAGTCCATCCACAGCTTTGCCGCTGAAACCGAAGAGATCAAGCAGCGCTGGCTGAAAGTCATCCGAGTGGCAGTGAGGGGAGAGGTGCCTGAATGCCCTGAGACCAACGGCGGCAGCGCCAACGTGAcggacaacaacaacacacaagaAGCGAGTAGTGATAGCTCATAG